The following proteins come from a genomic window of Mariniflexile sp. TRM1-10:
- a CDS encoding M28 family peptidase, which yields MKKLVCFFVLGYFLGTACHAQMMHPNNSKTSLFDESMLLQHIKALSSDAFEGRKTGTKGGEKAKKYIVNQFSAGHVLPLGKRYGQPFSFFHEGKHHNGVNVLGLIKGSLYPDKYIVISAHYDHEGIKNGQIYNGADDDASGVSALFSFAEYFKNNPPKHSVVLAAFDAEELGLQGSKYFVNHSIIPLKQIIVNLNMDMISRSDKNELFVVGTVYNETLKKVISNHKYSNKINFLTGHDEGNWKDNWTHASDHASFHKKKIPFLYFGVDDHEDYHEPTDDYENIQPEFYIEAVKVIMSVFEKIDVLTFPARF from the coding sequence ATGAAGAAACTTGTTTGCTTTTTTGTGTTGGGATATTTTTTGGGTACGGCGTGTCATGCACAAATGATGCATCCTAATAATTCCAAAACATCTTTGTTTGACGAATCTATGCTCCTTCAACATATTAAAGCCCTATCATCTGATGCATTTGAAGGACGAAAAACAGGAACAAAAGGCGGGGAAAAAGCAAAAAAATACATTGTCAATCAGTTTTCTGCTGGTCATGTTTTACCGTTAGGGAAACGTTATGGACAACCCTTTTCATTTTTCCATGAAGGAAAGCATCATAATGGCGTTAATGTTTTAGGATTAATAAAAGGATCCTTATATCCAGATAAATACATAGTTATTAGTGCACATTACGACCATGAAGGTATTAAGAATGGGCAAATATATAATGGTGCAGATGATGACGCTTCGGGAGTAAGTGCCTTGTTTAGTTTTGCTGAATATTTTAAAAACAACCCACCCAAACATTCGGTTGTTTTAGCTGCTTTTGATGCCGAAGAATTAGGACTTCAAGGGTCTAAGTATTTTGTAAATCATTCTATTATTCCCTTAAAACAAATCATCGTAAACCTTAATATGGATATGATTAGCAGAAGTGATAAAAATGAACTATTTGTTGTCGGTACTGTTTATAATGAAACTTTGAAAAAGGTGATTTCAAATCATAAATATTCAAATAAAATAAATTTTTTAACAGGACATGATGAAGGTAACTGGAAAGACAATTGGACCCATGCGTCCGATCACGCCTCTTTTCACAAAAAAAAGATTCCATTTTTATATTTTGGTGTTGATGACCATGAAGATTACCACGAACCAACCGATGATTACGAAAATATTCAACCAGAATTTTATATAGAAGCTGTAAAAGTTATCATGTCGGTTTTTGAAAAAATAGATGTATTAACTTTTCCTGCAAGGTTTTAG